In Pseudomonadales bacterium, a single window of DNA contains:
- a CDS encoding ATP-dependent zinc protease: MSKLYFYSFTKTAYLIGLSLLFSGCASQYRIDQEAQRNQLQQEQQALEQLKAALAEERRELDLKLAQLDEENEQIAIEREQLEQSQRKLEILKTPLHPHTNSKPVAPLKNTKQARLPAPKKSLAPEYNQISHTVIGQLEKVYLEPPGLTFTARVDTGAESSSINTLDITKFERDGKPYVRFHVSHPRTSEPVELVRRIRKHKRIKEPNDESPKRPLVRMRVVMGGIDQRIDFSLVDHVNPEYSVVIGRNFLSDFAIVDVSKQFLTNPEINQ; this comes from the coding sequence ATGTCGAAATTATATTTTTATTCTTTCACAAAAACCGCTTACCTAATCGGTTTGTCGCTACTCTTCAGTGGTTGCGCCTCACAATATCGAATTGATCAGGAAGCTCAGCGCAACCAGCTCCAGCAAGAACAGCAAGCACTCGAACAATTAAAAGCGGCATTGGCTGAAGAGCGCAGAGAGCTGGATCTTAAGCTCGCTCAGCTTGATGAAGAGAATGAGCAAATAGCGATAGAACGAGAGCAGTTAGAACAGAGCCAGCGAAAATTGGAAATACTGAAAACACCCTTGCACCCTCACACCAATTCAAAGCCCGTCGCCCCCCTAAAAAATACCAAACAAGCAAGGCTTCCTGCACCGAAGAAATCCTTAGCCCCTGAATACAATCAAATATCCCACACGGTTATCGGACAACTTGAGAAGGTTTACTTGGAACCGCCAGGCCTTACCTTTACCGCCAGGGTGGATACCGGCGCTGAATCTTCATCGATCAATACCCTCGATATAACTAAGTTTGAACGTGATGGTAAGCCTTACGTTAGGTTTCATGTTTCACACCCTCGTACTAGCGAACCCGTTGAGCTGGTGCGACGCATAAGGAAACACAAGCGCATTAAAGAGCCGAATGATGAGTCCCCAAAAAGGCCGCTGGTGAGAATGCGCGTCGTTATGGGCGGAATTGATCAACGTATTGACTTTTCACTGGTTGATCACGTTAATCCCGAATATTCCGTCGTCATCGGTCGCAATTTTCTTAGCGATTTCGCTATCGTGGATGTTAGCAAACAATTCCTCACTAATCCGGAAATTAATCAATGA
- a CDS encoding HDOD domain-containing protein, with amino-acid sequence MLARELELFDESEHASDNILSEIEDALKKEEIKLPAIPDIAMKIRESFKDEQYDVAQIAKIVQTEAGLAAYVLKIANSPLHRGPIPIKTAKHAICRLGQHSVQNIVLTYTVRSLFKSPSIALKDLLQEQWQQSTTIAAISAILAERCEEYDSDQALLAGLLQDIGCLPLIEWLKNNQAPGDNLKAEFEKLKTRYAASIGEMILRSWQFDKELIEVVKSREDWKRISDTEFDTADIVMIARHHYYMGAGNKKHCPNITDIGSYHKLPFKELTPDQSLAILEESKEEIADLKQMLLS; translated from the coding sequence ATGTTAGCAAGAGAATTAGAATTGTTCGACGAGTCAGAACACGCGAGTGACAATATCCTTTCTGAGATCGAAGATGCTCTCAAAAAGGAAGAAATCAAACTTCCTGCGATCCCCGATATAGCAATGAAAATTCGCGAGAGTTTTAAAGATGAGCAATACGATGTCGCCCAGATCGCCAAAATCGTTCAGACTGAGGCTGGATTAGCGGCTTATGTGCTAAAAATTGCCAACAGCCCATTGCATCGCGGCCCAATCCCTATCAAAACGGCAAAACACGCGATTTGCCGCCTCGGCCAGCATTCGGTACAAAATATCGTGTTGACCTATACAGTCAGATCCCTGTTTAAGTCACCCTCAATTGCACTCAAGGATCTGTTGCAGGAACAATGGCAGCAAAGCACCACGATTGCCGCCATTAGCGCGATTCTGGCGGAACGTTGTGAAGAATACGATTCCGATCAAGCACTGTTAGCTGGATTACTACAGGATATTGGATGCCTACCGCTTATTGAATGGCTAAAAAATAATCAAGCTCCTGGCGACAACCTAAAGGCTGAGTTCGAAAAACTGAAAACTCGCTATGCCGCGAGCATAGGAGAAATGATTTTGCGTTCCTGGCAGTTCGATAAAGAACTAATCGAAGTAGTGAAGTCACGTGAAGACTGGAAACGAATTTCTGATACGGAATTCGACACCGCTGATATCGTGATGATCGCTAGGCATCATTATTATATGGGTGCTGGCAACAAGAAGCACTGCCCTAATATTACGGATATCGGTTCCTACCATAAGCTTCCTTTTAAGGAACTAACGCCAGATCAGAGCTTAGCCATTTTAGAGGAATCAAAGGAAGAAATTGCCGACCTCAAACAGATGCTACTGTCCTAA
- the argF gene encoding ornithine carbamoyltransferase, with product MSIRHFLTLHDLSELEFKQLLLRATELKQMLHAGVSYQPLKSSVMAMIFEKSSTRTRISFEAGMTQLGGHAMFLSPTDTQLGRGEPIEDSARVMSRMVDIIMIRTFEQSKIERFARFSRVPVINALTDQFHPCQLLADMQTYQEHRGSIQGKTVAYIGDGNNMCNSYINAAALLDFHLNIACPQGFEPMTSLLEQHRDRITLVRNPQEAAHAAHLVVTDVWASMGQEQEQAEREKKFAGFQVTPALMDTADSAALFMHCLPAHRGEEVSEDMLDDPRSVVWDEAENRLHAQKALIELLLQHRLAI from the coding sequence ATGAGCATTCGACATTTTCTTACTTTGCACGATCTCAGTGAGCTGGAGTTCAAACAGCTTTTGCTGAGGGCAACCGAGCTCAAGCAGATGCTGCATGCGGGAGTTTCCTACCAGCCTCTAAAAAGTAGCGTCATGGCGATGATATTTGAAAAATCATCTACCCGTACGCGCATTTCATTCGAAGCTGGTATGACTCAACTGGGCGGACATGCCATGTTTTTATCACCGACTGATACGCAATTGGGCAGGGGTGAACCGATCGAAGATAGCGCTAGAGTAATGTCACGCATGGTTGATATTATTATGATTCGCACCTTCGAACAAAGTAAAATTGAACGCTTTGCACGTTTCTCACGGGTACCGGTGATTAACGCTTTGACCGACCAGTTCCATCCTTGTCAGCTGCTGGCCGACATGCAAACTTATCAGGAGCATAGAGGTTCCATCCAAGGTAAAACAGTCGCTTATATCGGTGACGGCAACAATATGTGCAACTCATATATTAATGCCGCCGCGTTACTCGACTTCCACTTAAACATTGCCTGTCCACAAGGCTTTGAGCCGATGACCTCATTGTTAGAACAGCACCGGGACAGAATAACGCTGGTGCGCAACCCTCAAGAGGCGGCACATGCTGCACACCTTGTCGTTACCGATGTTTGGGCCTCAATGGGACAGGAACAGGAACAGGCTGAACGTGAGAAAAAATTTGCTGGCTTTCAGGTCACGCCAGCACTAATGGATACAGCCGATTCAGCAGCACTCTTTATGCACTGTCTACCCGCTCACCGAGGGGAAGAGGTGAGCGAAGATATGCTGGATGACCCACGCTCTGTCGTTTGGGATGAGGCCGAAAACAGGTTACACGCACAGAAAGCGTTGATTGAATTATTACTTCAGCACAGGCTGGCCATTTAA
- a CDS encoding aspartate aminotransferase family protein — protein MADQHLMATYNRAATEFEQGQGAWLFDTDGNKYLDLISGIAVCGLGHCHPTVTRAIREQAGRLVHTSNLYTIPLQSQLADLLCDVSGMDNVFFCNSGAEANEAAIKLARLYGHQREISSPNIIVMENSFHGRSLATLSATGSRKAQAGFEPLVGGFIRAPYNDIQALESIAKNNPNVVAILLEPIQGEGGVKIPDTDYLNQIRTLCDTNNWLMMLDEVQTGNGRTGAYFAYQHNNIVPDVVTTAKGLGNGFPIGACLAKGTAAKVFQPGNHASTFGGNPLACAAAIATVNTIISENLTAHAAKLGAQMLADLKEELKFANYVKDIRGMGMMFGIELDAPCTELLVLAKAKGLLLNVTADSVIRLLPPLNLTEDEAKLAIKTVVKLIKVYAADERSTERRAAARASSDRRKSSD, from the coding sequence ATGGCCGATCAACATTTAATGGCAACCTATAACCGTGCAGCCACTGAATTTGAACAAGGACAGGGAGCTTGGTTATTCGACACCGATGGCAATAAATACCTTGATCTCATCAGCGGTATCGCTGTCTGCGGGCTCGGACACTGTCACCCCACCGTGACCCGGGCGATACGCGAGCAGGCTGGACGGTTAGTTCATACCTCCAACCTGTATACTATCCCGTTACAGTCACAGTTGGCTGATCTTTTGTGTGACGTATCCGGCATGGACAACGTCTTTTTCTGCAACTCCGGCGCAGAAGCCAATGAAGCAGCCATCAAACTGGCTCGACTATACGGTCACCAACGTGAAATTTCTTCTCCAAATATTATTGTGATGGAAAATTCCTTTCATGGTCGCTCCTTGGCAACCTTGTCGGCAACCGGCAGTCGCAAAGCCCAGGCAGGCTTTGAGCCTCTGGTCGGCGGTTTCATCAGAGCCCCCTACAATGACATTCAGGCACTTGAGTCTATCGCCAAAAACAATCCCAATGTCGTTGCGATTTTACTCGAACCTATTCAGGGTGAAGGTGGCGTTAAAATCCCCGATACCGACTACCTGAATCAAATTAGAACGCTTTGCGACACCAATAATTGGCTGATGATGCTCGATGAAGTACAAACTGGAAACGGTAGAACTGGTGCTTACTTCGCCTATCAGCATAATAATATCGTACCGGATGTTGTTACCACGGCTAAGGGCTTGGGTAATGGATTTCCTATTGGCGCTTGTTTGGCGAAAGGCACGGCCGCAAAGGTTTTTCAACCAGGCAACCATGCCTCCACTTTTGGCGGTAACCCGTTAGCCTGTGCTGCGGCTATCGCAACCGTCAATACTATTATCAGCGAAAACCTAACGGCTCATGCTGCTAAATTAGGTGCGCAGATGCTCGCTGATCTAAAGGAAGAGTTAAAATTTGCCAACTACGTCAAGGACATACGTGGCATGGGAATGATGTTTGGCATCGAACTCGACGCACCTTGCACCGAGTTATTGGTACTTGCCAAAGCGAAAGGCTTGCTGCTGAACGTCACAGCGGACTCCGTTATTCGTTTACTACCGCCTCTTAATCTGACAGAAGACGAAGCCAAGCTGGCCATTAAAACCGTCGTCAAATTGATTAAAGTGTATGCGGCTGATGAACGCAGTACCGAAAGACGTGCCGCAGCACGTGCAAGTAGTGACCGGCGCAAATCATCCGACTGA
- the grxD gene encoding Grx4 family monothiol glutaredoxin has protein sequence MDVLDTIKEQIESNNIILYMKGSPQQPQCGFSAQATQALMSCGERFAFVNILDNPDIRATLPSYSNWPTFPQLFINGELVGGCDIIVELFEKGELQTMIKDAVSESKASGE, from the coding sequence ATGGATGTATTAGACACCATAAAAGAACAAATCGAATCAAACAACATTATCCTTTACATGAAAGGATCGCCACAGCAGCCGCAGTGTGGGTTTTCAGCGCAAGCCACACAGGCACTGATGTCCTGTGGTGAAAGGTTTGCTTTTGTTAATATTCTGGATAACCCAGATATCCGTGCGACGTTACCGAGTTATTCGAATTGGCCCACCTTTCCTCAGCTGTTTATTAATGGTGAACTGGTTGGTGGCTGCGACATTATTGTCGAGCTGTTTGAGAAAGGTGAATTACAAACCATGATTAAAGACGCTGTATCTGAGTCGAAGGCAAGCGGCGAGTAG
- a CDS encoding peroxiredoxin C, producing MSVLVGRPAPDFTAPAVLGSGEIVDGYNLSEAINGKYAVIFFYPLDFTFVCPSELIAFDHRYQAFAERGVEVIGVSIDSHFTHNAWRNTPVDKGGIGQVQYTLVADVKHSICQAYGVEHPAAGVAFRGSFLIDKQGLVRHQVVNDLPLGRDVDEMIRMVDALQFHEEHGEVCPAGWNKGKKGMNASPDGVAAYLAENADSL from the coding sequence ATGAGCGTTCTAGTAGGAAGACCGGCCCCCGATTTTACCGCCCCAGCCGTGCTAGGCAGTGGTGAAATTGTTGACGGCTATAATTTATCTGAAGCAATCAATGGTAAATATGCGGTGATATTTTTCTATCCGTTGGATTTCACCTTTGTTTGTCCCTCTGAATTAATTGCCTTTGATCACCGTTATCAAGCATTCGCGGAGCGCGGTGTTGAAGTGATTGGCGTTTCTATCGATTCACATTTTACCCATAATGCGTGGCGAAATACGCCAGTGGATAAGGGTGGTATCGGCCAAGTGCAATACACCTTAGTTGCCGATGTTAAGCACAGTATTTGTCAGGCTTATGGGGTTGAACATCCTGCGGCGGGCGTGGCTTTTCGCGGTTCGTTCCTGATCGATAAACAAGGCCTGGTGCGCCACCAAGTGGTGAATGATTTACCATTGGGGCGTGATGTGGATGAAATGATTCGCATGGTTGACGCACTACAATTCCATGAAGAGCATGGCGAGGTTTGCCCGGCGGGTTGGAATAAGGGCAAAAAGGGTATGAATGCTTCCCCTGATGGCGTAGCGGCCTATTTAGCCGAGAATGCCGATAGCCTGTAG
- the rnt gene encoding ribonuclease T — translation MSEHNNRSTTIIAQRFRGFLPVVIDVETGGFNSATDALLEIAAVPLEMDEQGIIYPHETVAFHVQPFEGSNIEEAAIKFTGIDPYHPLRIAHPELDALQEIFKVIRRSVKSSGCKRAILVGHNAHFDHGFINAAVQRCDIKRNPFHPFSNFDTVSMAGLAFGQTVLSRACETAGIDFNSQEAHSARYDAEKTAELFCTIINRWQELGGWEQTGGWQQNFD, via the coding sequence TTGTCTGAACATAACAACAGATCAACCACGATCATCGCTCAGCGCTTTCGCGGCTTTCTTCCCGTAGTGATTGATGTGGAAACTGGCGGTTTTAATTCAGCAACTGACGCGCTCTTGGAAATTGCCGCTGTACCCTTGGAAATGGATGAACAGGGCATCATCTATCCGCACGAAACCGTGGCCTTTCATGTGCAACCGTTCGAAGGCTCAAATATCGAAGAGGCTGCCATTAAATTTACCGGCATCGACCCCTACCACCCGCTGCGTATTGCTCATCCAGAGTTAGATGCGCTACAGGAAATATTCAAGGTAATTCGCCGTTCGGTTAAGTCCAGTGGCTGCAAGAGGGCAATACTCGTGGGCCATAACGCACATTTTGACCACGGTTTTATCAACGCGGCGGTGCAACGCTGTGATATCAAACGCAACCCCTTTCACCCCTTTTCCAACTTCGATACGGTAAGTATGGCTGGCCTAGCCTTTGGGCAGACCGTACTATCGCGTGCCTGCGAAACCGCGGGGATCGACTTTAATAGTCAGGAAGCACATTCAGCACGCTATGACGCGGAGAAAACTGCTGAACTATTTTGTACCATCATCAACCGCTGGCAGGAATTAGGTGGCTGGGAGCAAACAGGAGGTTGGCAGCAGAATTTCGATTAA
- the pyrC gene encoding dihydroorotase yields MDKLTITRPDDWHIHLRDNEFLNTTVADVARYFGRAIVMPNLKPPVTSCVQAMAYRQRILAQLDSSSHFDPLMTLYLTDNTSAEEITRACDDANIYAIKYYPAGATTNSDSGVTQLEKCYPLLEIMAERGLPLLLHGEVTDADIDIFDREQVFIERTLAPLVRRFPSLKIVMEHITTAEAVQFVQESPANIAATVTVQHLLFNRNDMLVGGIRPHYYCLPILKRNRHQQALLQAVTSGNSKFFLGTDSAPHSQETKETSCGCAGCYTAPAAIELYATIFERMNALQHLEGFASHHGPDFYSLPRNSDQITLVKQPWQMPKQVTVGDQQLIPLLAGETIHWQVSNV; encoded by the coding sequence ATGGATAAGTTAACCATTACGCGCCCCGACGACTGGCATATACACCTTCGTGACAACGAATTTCTCAATACTACCGTCGCCGATGTGGCGCGCTATTTTGGTCGCGCAATCGTCATGCCCAATCTTAAACCACCGGTCACTTCCTGCGTGCAAGCAATGGCTTATCGGCAGCGGATATTGGCGCAGTTAGATTCGTCCAGCCATTTCGACCCACTCATGACCCTGTATTTAACTGACAACACCAGTGCAGAGGAAATTACTCGTGCCTGCGATGACGCCAATATTTACGCCATCAAATATTATCCGGCGGGAGCCACGACCAATTCGGACTCCGGCGTTACGCAATTAGAGAAATGCTACCCGCTGCTGGAGATAATGGCAGAGCGCGGCTTACCGCTTTTGCTGCATGGCGAAGTGACTGACGCCGATATCGATATTTTCGATCGCGAACAGGTGTTCATCGAGCGTACCCTTGCACCGCTCGTGCGGCGTTTTCCCAGTTTAAAAATCGTCATGGAGCACATTACCACCGCAGAGGCCGTGCAGTTCGTGCAGGAATCCCCAGCCAATATCGCCGCCACCGTTACGGTTCAGCACTTACTGTTTAACCGAAATGACATGCTGGTCGGCGGCATTCGCCCGCATTACTATTGTTTACCCATACTCAAACGTAACCGCCACCAACAGGCATTACTGCAAGCGGTTACCAGTGGTAACAGTAAATTTTTTCTCGGCACCGACTCCGCGCCACACAGTCAAGAAACCAAAGAAACCAGCTGTGGCTGCGCTGGTTGCTACACGGCACCAGCGGCCATCGAATTGTATGCCACGATTTTCGAGCGGATGAATGCGCTACAGCACCTGGAGGGCTTCGCTAGCCATCATGGTCCTGACTTTTACTCATTGCCACGCAATTCAGATCAAATTACCTTAGTCAAACAGCCTTGGCAGATGCCTAAGCAGGTGACTGTTGGCGATCAACAGCTCATACCATTACTTGCCGGCGAGACCATCCATTGGCAAGTCTCCAACGTATAA
- a CDS encoding OmpA family protein, protein MKQKNNRIKWFTAFLVVIGFSYSCHSYAMRDARAYGAYIEDSEWKTTGSELECGLSQQIPEFGEGIFLQKAGENLEFRLKSYSRILKPGEASLIAQGPAWKPNTQARTITTLEVTDHTTPVQIGTPYSSIMLAQLNQGMMPTISALSDASITAGEQVKVVMSAVNFQQAYRDYVGCLSQLLPVNYKQIARSAIFFDTNDTSLSEGIQQQLDLIVRYVKADKKIQRIYIDGHTDDVGDKRNNVNLSKVRAAAVENYFKQAGVDNKLMMLRYHGDKYPALKNTSDENRARNRRVTIRLERK, encoded by the coding sequence ATGAAGCAAAAAAACAACCGGATTAAATGGTTCACAGCCTTTCTAGTTGTGATAGGGTTTAGTTATTCCTGTCACAGTTACGCTATGCGAGATGCCCGTGCTTATGGCGCGTACATTGAGGATAGCGAGTGGAAGACAACCGGTTCTGAGCTTGAGTGTGGTCTTTCCCAGCAGATTCCGGAATTTGGAGAAGGGATCTTTTTACAAAAAGCCGGGGAAAATCTAGAATTCCGATTGAAGTCCTATAGCCGTATTTTGAAGCCCGGTGAGGCTTCCTTGATCGCACAGGGCCCCGCTTGGAAACCCAACACACAGGCGCGCACAATTACAACTTTGGAAGTGACTGATCACACGACGCCAGTACAAATAGGAACACCTTACTCCTCAATTATGTTAGCGCAGCTGAATCAGGGTATGATGCCGACTATTTCGGCGCTAAGTGATGCCTCCATCACTGCTGGTGAGCAGGTCAAGGTGGTGATGTCTGCGGTGAATTTTCAGCAGGCATATCGGGACTATGTGGGTTGCTTGTCACAATTATTGCCGGTTAATTATAAGCAGATTGCGCGCTCTGCCATTTTTTTTGATACGAATGATACCTCGTTAAGCGAGGGAATCCAGCAACAACTGGACTTGATTGTGCGTTATGTCAAAGCGGATAAAAAAATCCAGCGTATTTATATTGACGGTCATACCGATGACGTAGGCGATAAGCGTAATAATGTTAATTTATCCAAAGTTAGAGCGGCGGCAGTAGAAAATTATTTCAAACAAGCCGGTGTTGATAACAAGCTAATGATGCTGCGTTATCATGGTGACAAATACCCGGCCCTCAAGAACACATCAGATGAAAATCGGGCGCGAAACCGCCGAGTGACGATCCGTTTAGAACGCAAATAG
- a CDS encoding argininosuccinate synthase has protein sequence MSDIKKVVLAYSGGLDTSVICRWLQETYQCEVVTFTADLGQGEEVEPARAKAKAMGIKEIYIDDLREEFVRDFVFPMFRANTLYEGEYLLGTSIARPLIAKRLIEIANETGADAIAHGATGKGNDQVRFELGAYALKPGVKVIAPWREWELNSRDSLLAYCETHNIPVEKKRGTKSPYSMDANLLHISYEGDILEDPWTEPEEDMWLWSVSPEKAPDQPTYIELTYECGDIVAIDGEAMSPATVLAYLNKVGGANGIGRADIVENRFVGMKARGCYETPGGSIMLKCHRAIESITLDRQAAHLKDEMMPRYAELIYNGFWWSPERKALQALIDQTQEYVNGRVRLKLYKGNVTVVGRASEDSLFDASIATFEDDAGAYNQKDAEGFIKLNALRMRIAAKKNRNLLK, from the coding sequence ATGTCTGATATCAAAAAAGTTGTACTAGCCTATTCTGGCGGTCTAGATACTTCGGTGATCTGCCGATGGTTACAGGAAACCTATCAGTGTGAAGTGGTGACTTTTACCGCCGATCTGGGTCAAGGTGAAGAGGTTGAACCAGCCAGAGCGAAAGCTAAGGCCATGGGCATCAAAGAAATTTATATTGATGATTTGCGTGAAGAATTTGTGCGTGATTTTGTCTTTCCCATGTTTCGTGCCAACACCTTGTATGAGGGTGAGTACCTGTTAGGCACTTCCATTGCCCGTCCGTTGATTGCGAAACGGCTCATTGAGATTGCCAATGAAACCGGGGCCGATGCCATTGCGCACGGCGCGACCGGGAAGGGTAACGATCAAGTGCGTTTCGAGTTAGGTGCCTATGCACTTAAACCTGGGGTAAAGGTTATCGCACCCTGGCGTGAGTGGGAGCTGAATTCTCGTGATTCTCTGCTCGCCTACTGTGAAACCCACAATATTCCGGTCGAGAAAAAACGTGGTACCAAATCGCCTTATTCGATGGATGCTAATTTACTGCATATTTCCTACGAAGGGGATATCTTGGAAGACCCTTGGACAGAGCCGGAAGAGGATATGTGGTTGTGGAGTGTCTCGCCGGAAAAGGCGCCGGATCAGCCGACTTACATCGAACTTACCTATGAGTGCGGCGATATCGTTGCGATTGACGGCGAAGCCATGTCGCCCGCTACGGTATTGGCTTATTTAAACAAGGTCGGCGGCGCGAACGGCATTGGCCGTGCCGACATTGTAGAAAATCGTTTTGTCGGCATGAAGGCGCGAGGTTGTTACGAAACCCCCGGCGGCAGCATTATGTTAAAGTGCCATCGGGCGATTGAGTCCATTACCCTGGATCGTCAAGCCGCACATCTCAAAGATGAAATGATGCCACGCTACGCCGAGCTGATTTACAACGGCTTCTGGTGGTCACCGGAGCGTAAAGCACTGCAGGCGCTAATCGATCAAACTCAAGAGTATGTCAATGGACGGGTGCGACTCAAACTCTACAAAGGCAATGTGACTGTCGTTGGCAGGGCGTCTGAAGATAGCTTGTTTGATGCTAGTATCGCCACCTTTGAGGACGACGCGGGTGCCTATAATCAAAAAGATGCGGAAGGTTTCATCAAACTGAATGCGCTACGTATGCGTATTGCCGCGAAAAAGAACCGCAATCTACTCAAATAG
- the gloA gene encoding lactoylglutathione lyase, with the protein MRIMHTMLRVTDLKRSVDFYINILGMREIRRMENPEYKYTLVFVGYDEFDEGTLIELTYNWDVDKYDHGTAYGHICLEVDDIYQFCDRVKQQGGVVTREPGPIKGGTTQLAFIKDPDGYAIELINKGQEAKI; encoded by the coding sequence ATGAGAATCATGCATACCATGTTGAGGGTCACCGACCTGAAGCGCTCGGTTGACTTCTACATTAACATTTTGGGCATGCGCGAGATTAGGCGCATGGAAAATCCAGAGTATAAATATACGCTGGTATTCGTCGGCTATGATGAGTTTGACGAAGGTACATTGATTGAGCTGACCTATAACTGGGATGTGGATAAGTATGACCATGGCACTGCTTACGGCCATATCTGCCTGGAAGTGGATGATATCTACCAGTTCTGTGATCGGGTAAAGCAGCAGGGCGGTGTCGTCACGCGCGAGCCCGGCCCGATCAAAGGTGGTACTACGCAGCTGGCTTTTATTAAAGACCCGGATGGTTATGCGATTGAGTTAATTAATAAGGGGCAGGAAGCGAAGATTTAA
- the pntB gene encoding Re/Si-specific NAD(P)(+) transhydrogenase subunit beta: MSTGIVTVSYIGASILFILALGGLSNQETARRGNLYGMIGMTLALIATLIGIVTANYVVLIAGAAIGGLIGWVLAKKVEMTQMPELVAILHSLVGLAAVLVGYANFMDHSLAITGVEKTIHDVETYLGILIGALTFSGSIIAFLKLSAKISGKPLMLPARHWLNLGLLVLAVWFGNDFLNQSATGGGMMPLMLMTLVALLFGIHMVMAIGGADMPVVVSMLNSYSGWAAAATGFMLNNDLLIVVGALVGSSGAILSYIMCRAMNRKFLSVIAGGFGTSGGSGAPAGPAGDVGDVVAVQAEEVAEMLLDAKEVMIIPGYGMAVAQAQHTVFELTKQLRDKKVNVRFGIHPVAGRMPGHMNVLLAEAKVPYDIVFEMDEINEDFPDVDVSIVIGANDIVNPAAQEEPNSPIAGMPVLEPWKGKTTVVLKRGMATGYAGVDNPLFYKENTRMLFGDAKDSIDAVLKAVTS, from the coding sequence ATGTCTACAGGAATAGTAACCGTATCCTACATCGGCGCCTCGATCCTATTTATTCTGGCATTGGGTGGCTTAAGCAACCAGGAAACCGCACGTCGTGGTAACCTTTACGGCATGATCGGCATGACCTTAGCTTTGATCGCAACACTGATCGGCATTGTCACCGCTAACTATGTGGTATTGATTGCCGGTGCCGCGATCGGTGGCTTAATTGGCTGGGTGTTAGCCAAGAAAGTTGAAATGACGCAAATGCCAGAGCTAGTGGCAATTCTCCACAGCCTGGTCGGTTTAGCCGCCGTGTTAGTCGGTTATGCTAACTTTATGGATCATAGTCTAGCCATTACCGGTGTTGAAAAGACCATTCATGATGTTGAAACTTATCTGGGTATTTTGATCGGTGCCCTGACCTTCTCCGGCTCCATCATTGCCTTCTTAAAACTGAGCGCAAAAATCAGTGGCAAACCGTTAATGTTACCGGCCCGTCACTGGCTCAACCTGGGTTTATTAGTACTGGCCGTCTGGTTTGGTAATGACTTTTTAAACCAATCCGCTACCGGCGGCGGCATGATGCCACTGATGCTGATGACTTTAGTTGCTTTGCTCTTCGGTATCCATATGGTTATGGCTATCGGCGGTGCTGATATGCCCGTAGTGGTTTCCATGCTCAACAGCTATTCCGGTTGGGCTGCAGCAGCCACTGGCTTTATGCTGAACAACGACCTGTTGATCGTGGTCGGCGCACTAGTAGGTAGTAGCGGCGCCATCTTAAGCTACATCATGTGTCGCGCTATGAACCGTAAGTTCCTTTCGGTAATTGCGGGTGGCTTTGGCACATCGGGCGGCTCCGGCGCGCCAGCAGGGCCTGCGGGTGACGTTGGTGACGTGGTTGCGGTCCAGGCCGAAGAAGTGGCCGAGATGCTGCTTGACGCTAAAGAGGTCATGATTATTCCAGGGTACGGAATGGCAGTAGCGCAAGCGCAACACACCGTGTTTGAACTGACTAAGCAACTGCGCGATAAAAAAGTTAATGTACGTTTTGGTATCCACCCGGTTGCAGGACGTATGCCAGGTCACATGAACGTACTTTTGGCAGAAGCGAAAGTTCCCTACGATATCGTGTTCGAAATGGACGAAATTAACGAAGACTTCCCTGATGTGGACGTGTCTATTGTTATCGGCGCCAACGATATTGTAAACCCAGCGGCACAGGAAGAGCCCAATAGCCCCATCGCGGGCATGCCAGTGCTGGAGCCCTGGAAAGGTAAAACTACAGTCGTATTAAAACGCGGCATGGCCACTGGCTATGCGGGCGTGGATAATCCACTTTTCTATAAAGAAAATACCCGTATGCTGTTTGGTGATGCCAAAGATAGTATTGATGCAGTACTTAAAGCAGTAACCAGTTAA